A window of Castanea sativa cultivar Marrone di Chiusa Pesio chromosome 1, ASM4071231v1 contains these coding sequences:
- the LOC142632078 gene encoding uncharacterized protein LOC142632078 has protein sequence MTTNVSECFNGVLNGARSLPITAMVKYTWFKLNAYFDDRRNKSIEQLNSGKKWCKCALDIFMRNKEKAEHHRVTRLSAQQQSYQVDTPHNLGTAGHGDHTHGVNLLQRTCTCQKWKLYKIPCSHVIAVCIRYRHDAEQYIDLCYSVDALFRSYAPVFPALKDRLSWSDPKETRRVLPNPQLIQEKGRPVSTEIKNEMDEGGKRPRTTPWKEGGRKVKCGLCDQEGHNRRTCPKRNEAPTSGGLAD, from the coding sequence ATGACTACAAATGTCTCCGAGTGCTTCAATGGTGTTCTAAATGGTGCTCGTAGCCTGCCTATTACAGCAATGGTGAAATACACATGGTTCAAACTGAATGCTTATTTCGATGATCGTCGCAATAAGAGCATAGAGCAGTTGAATTCAggaaaaaaatggtgtaaatgTGCCTTGGATATCTTCATGAGAAATAAGGAGAAAGCAGAGCATCACAGGGTGACGAGATTGAGCGCACAACAACAATCATATCAAGTAGATACACCGCATAATCTAGGGACTGCTGGACATGGGGATCACACACATGGAGTTAATCTGCTGCAAAGAACGTGCACATGTCAGAAATGGAAATTGTATAAGATACCATGTTCACATGTCATTGCAGTTTGCATTAGGTATCGACATGATGCAGAACAGTACATTGACCTATGTTATAGTGTGGACGCACTGTTTCGGAGCTATGCTCCCGTTTTCCCTGCGTTGAAAGATAGATTATCATGGTCGGATCCTAAAGAAACTCGAAGGGTCCTCCCCAACCCCCAATTGATCCAAGAGAAAGGTCGCCCTGTCTCAACAGAAATCAAAAATGAGATGGACGAGGGCGGGAAACGGCCTAGAACCACACCATGGAAGGAGGGGGGGAGGAAGGTGAAATGCGGGTTGTGTGACCAAGAGGGGCATAACCGAAGAACATGCCCTAAGCGGAACGAGGCCCCGACGAGTGGTGGTCTCGCGGACTAG